A stretch of the Streptomyces venezuelae genome encodes the following:
- a CDS encoding Uma2 family endonuclease, which yields MTALPDWMRPPRAEGWFAEDLDRLPEAPRHTELIDGALVFMMSPQRSWHGRLVTALTTTLMAQAPADFEVEREMTIRLDARNRPEPDLLLTNLPYDPDRTWYAPEDVKLVVEAVSPESAHRDRTVKLRKYAEAGIPHYWCIEDEDGAPVVHVYELDEPTGVYAPAGIFRGTLKRPVPFAISLDLDKLTPPRSG from the coding sequence ATGACCGCACTGCCCGACTGGATGCGCCCGCCGCGCGCGGAAGGCTGGTTCGCGGAGGACCTCGACCGCCTCCCCGAGGCACCCCGCCACACCGAGCTGATCGACGGAGCCCTCGTCTTCATGATGTCGCCCCAGCGGTCCTGGCACGGCCGCCTCGTAACCGCCCTGACCACCACGCTCATGGCGCAGGCGCCGGCCGACTTCGAGGTCGAGCGGGAGATGACGATCCGCCTCGATGCCCGCAACCGTCCCGAGCCGGACCTCTTGCTGACGAACCTGCCTTACGACCCCGACCGCACCTGGTACGCCCCGGAGGACGTGAAGCTCGTCGTGGAGGCGGTCTCACCCGAGTCCGCCCATCGCGATCGCACAGTAAAGCTCCGCAAGTACGCGGAGGCCGGCATCCCGCACTACTGGTGCATCGAGGATGAGGACGGGGCACCCGTCGTCCACGTCTACGAGCTCGACGAACCGACCGGCGTCTACGCGCCCGCCGGCATCTTCCGGGGCACCCTCAAGCGCCCGGTGCCCTTCGCGATCAGCCTGGACCTCGACAAGCTCACGCCGCCCCGAAGCGGCTGA